Proteins co-encoded in one Osmerus mordax isolate fOsmMor3 chromosome 11, fOsmMor3.pri, whole genome shotgun sequence genomic window:
- the gipr gene encoding glucagon receptor, producing MKTLASFLLLTLSVLSGTERVSQKSWKDTVEEWNKYRNECLLHQSTEPTPSGVFCGRMFDMYACWGDGEPNSTVRVPCPWYLPWYDTVHHGYVLRECGPNGQWATNMTSPTWRDHSQCEYDSKQQGEKEYQMAVLAYFRIMYTVGYTLSLASLSLALIILNAFRKLRCTRNYIHSNLFASFILRAVSILTRDALLTRDTPEFKNNRDVSEVLSDQAVSGCRVAQVLMQYCVGANYYWLLVEGLYLHNLLVLRVFSENSYFCGYLLIGWGTPVLFVVPWIIVRYLYENTRCWEINENMAYWWIIRTPILLAILVNFFIFIRIIQILVSKLKAHQMRYTDYKFRLAKSTLTLIPLLGIHEVVFAVMSEEQTEGVLRNVNLFFELFFNSFQGLLVAILYCFVNKEVQSEIKKKWQRWKLGMTVLDDQRNTGSQTPQVGANAPLCQHDPPCQPDCQASEGPDPHPPPLYHHHPGARKGKAYCYISARKQVLNGLDGPPQGNTGEGAVKYSESYC from the exons ATGAAGACCCTCGCCTCCTTCCTACTCCTCACCCTGTCTGTGCTCAGCGGAACAGAG CGTGTGTCTCAGAAGTCTTGGAAGGACACAGTGGAGGAATGGAACAAATACAGGAACGAGTGTCTGCTACACCAGAGCACAGAGCCCACGCCTTCAG GCGTCTTCTGTGGTCGTATGTTTGACATGTACGCCTgctggggagatggagagccCAACTCCACCGTCAGAGTGCCCTGTCCCTGGTACCTGCCCTGGTATGACACAG tccacCATGGCTACGTGTTGCGGGAGTGTGGACCGAACGGCCAGTGGGCGACCAACATGACGAGCCCAACATGGAGAGACCACTCCCAGTGCGAGTACGACAGCAAGCAGCAGGGGGAGAAG gaGTACCAGATGGCGGTCCTGGCCTACTTCAGAATCATGTACACAGTGGGCTACACTCTGTCTCTGGCCAGCCTCTCTTTGGCCCTCATCATCCTGAACgccttcag GAAGCTGCGGTGCACCAGGAACTACATCCACAGCAACCTGTTTGCCTCATTCATCCTGAGAGCCGTGTCCATCCTGACCCGGGACGCACTGCTGACCAGAGACACGCCAGAGTTCAAGAACAACAGGGACGTGTCAGAGGTGCTGAGTGACCAG GCGGTGTCGGGCTGCCGGGTGGCCCAGGTGCTGATGCAGTACTGTGTGGGGGCCAACTACTACTGGCTGCTGGTGGAGGGACTATACCTGCACAACCTGCTGGTGCTCAGGGTGTTCTCTGAGAACAGCTACTTCTGTGGGTACCTGCTCATCGGCTGGG GGACCCCAGTGTTATTCGTGGTCCCATGGATAATCGTTCGGTACTTGTATGAAAACACCAG GTGCTGGGAGATCAATGAGAACATGGCCTACTGGTGGATCATACGCACACCCATCCTACTGGCCATTCTG GTCAACTTTTTCATTTTTATCCGGATCATCCAGATCCTGGTGTCTAAACTCAAGGCTCACCAGATGAGATACACAGATTACAAGTTCAG gttggcCAAGTCCACCCTGACACTGATCCCTCTGTTGGGGATCCATGAGGTGGTGTTTGCTGTGATGTCAGAGGAACAGACGGAGGGAGTCCTCCGAAATGTCAACCTCTTCTTCGAACTCTTCTTCAACTCCTTCCAG GGTCTCCTGGTAGCCATCCTCTACTGTTTTGTCAACAAAGAG gtTCAGTCGGAGATAAAGAAGAAGTGGCAGAGGTGGAAGCTGGGCATGACCGTGCTGGACGACCAGCGAAACACTGGCAGCCAAACCCCACAGGTGGGCGCCAACGCACCTCTGTGCCAACACGACCCTCCCTGCCAGCCTGACTGCCAGGCGTCGGAGGGccctgacccccaccctcctcccctctaccaccaccaccccggaGCCAGGAAGGGGAAGGCCTACTGCTACATATCTGCCCGCAAGCAAGTGCTCAACGGGCTGGATGGACCACCACAGGGCAACACAGGAGAGGGAGCGGTCAAGTACTCAGAGAGCTACTGTTGA